GTCGCCCACGCCGGCGACGGCAACCTGCACCCGTCGATCTTCTTCTCCACCGCCGACCCGGACGAGGTGGACCGGGCGCACCGGGCCTTCGACGACATCATGCGGCTCGGGCTGGACCTCGGCGGCACGATCACCGGCGAGCACGGCGTCGGCCGGCTCAAGCGGGGGTGGCTCGCCCGGGAGCTCGACGAGGGCAACCGTGGCATCCACCGTGCCGTCAAGGCCGCGCTGGACCCCCGCGGGATCCTCAACCCGGGCGCGGTGTTCGCCGACCTGTGATTGCCCGGGCCGGACGCGGTCGGCCGTTGTCGCCCCCGCCGCGTAGGTTCTGAGGCATGGCGAGCAAGAAGGCACCCGTCCACCGGTGCAGCGAGTGCGGTTGGACGAGCGTGAAATGGGTCGGCCGCTGCGGCGAGTGCCAGGCCTGGGGCACGGTCGAGGAGGTCGGCGGTGCGACCACCCGGACCTTCGCCGCCGCGCGCGTGGAGCGGCCGGCCGTGCCGATCCGTGAGGTCGACGGCGACCACGCCGCCCACCGCAGCTCCGGCGTCCCGGAGTTCGACCGCGTCCTCGGTGGTGGGCTCGTGCCGGGGTCGGTCGTGCTCGTCGCCGGCGAGCCGGGCATCGGCAAGTCGACGCTGCTGCTCGACGTCGCCGCACGCGTCGGCGAGGGCAGGCGCGTGCTCTACATCAGCGGCGAGGAGTCCGCGGCGCAGGTGCGCGGGCGGGCCGAGCGGATCGGCGCCGTCACCGACGGGCTCTACCTCGCCTCCGAGACCGACCTGGCGACGGTGCTGGCCCAGATCGACCAGGTGAGGCCGGACCTCGTCGTCATCGACTCGGTGCAGACCGTGGCCTCGGGCGAGGTCGACGGCGCCGCCGGCAACGTCGGCCAGGTCCGCGAGGTCGCCGGCTCGCTCATCCAGGCGGCCAAGACGGGCGGCTTCGCGATGCTCCTCGTCGGCCACGTGACCAAGGACGGGTCGATCGCCGGCCCGCGCGTGCTGGAGCACCTCGTCGACGTCGTCGTGCAGTTCGACGGCGACCGGCACTCCCGGCTGCGTCTGGTGCGGGCGGTGAAGAACCGCTACGGCCCCACCGACGAGGTCGGCTGCTTCGACCTGCACGACACGGGCATCGTCGGGCTGAGCGACCCCAGCGGTCTCTTCCTGTCCAGCCGGCACATCACCGTCCCGGGCACCTGTGCGACCGTCACGCTCGAGGGGCGACGGCCGCTCGTCGTCGAGATCCAGGCCCTGGTCACCCCGTCCCAGATCCCGACGCCGCGCCGGGCCAACGTCGGCCTGGACTCCGGGCGCGTGGCGATGATCATCGCCGTGCTCGACAAGCGTGCCGGAGCCCCCATCGTCGGGGCCGACACCTACGTCTCGACCGTCGGCGGGGTGAAGATCACCGAGCCGTCGAGCGACCTGGCCGTCGCCGTGGCCATCGCGAGCGCCGTCCTCGAGCAGCCGGTCGCCCACGACCTGCTCGCGCTCGGCGAGGTGGGTCTGAGCGGCGAGGTGCGCCCTGCCGTCGGGGTGGCCCGCCGTCTGACCGAGGCCGCCCGGCTCGGCTTCCGCACCGCGCTGGTGCCCAAGGGAGCCCTGGCGGACGCCTCCCCTCCCCCGGGCATGGACGTCGTCGAGGTCGTCGACGTCGCCTCCGCGATCGAGCAGGTACGAGCCCGCCCGCCCGCGAGCCGTTTGCGCTCCGTCTGACGACCTAGACTCGGCTCGTGACCGAAGCCGACGAGGACCTCTTCCGGGCGACCCTTGCCGCGGTCGCCCCCGGCACACCGCTGCGTGACGGACTCGCCCGCATCATGCGCGGCAACACCGGCGCGCTCATCGTCATGGGCTACGACCCGCGCGTGGACGCGCTGTGCACCGGCGGCTTCGACGTGAACATCGAGTTCTCCGCGACGCGACTGCGCGAGCTGGCGAAGATGGACGGCGCCATCATCATCGACTCCAACGTCTCGCGCATCCACAAGGCCGCCGTCCAGCTCGTGCCCGACCCCACGATCGAGACGACGGAGAGCGGTACCCGCCACCGCACCGCGGAGCGGGTCGCGCGGCAGACCGGCAACCCCGTGCTGTCGGTGAGCCAGTCCATGCACATCATCGCGCTCTACGTCGCCGGGCGCCGGCACGTGCTGCGCACCGCCTCCGAGCTGCTCTCCCAGGCCAACCAGGCGATGCAGACGCTCGAGCGCTACACGACCCGGCTGACCGAGGTCACCGGTGCGCTGTCGGCGCTGGAGATCGAGGACCTGGTCACCGTCCGCGACGTCGCAGTCGTGCTCCAGCGCCTGGAGATGGTCCGACGCATCCACGCCGAGATCGCCGAGTACGTCCTCGAGCTCGGGATCGACGGACGGCTGCTGAGCCTGCAGCTCGAGGAGCTGACCGCCGGTCTCGACGACAACATGCGCACGGTGATCCTCGACTACATCGAGCCCGACGGGGCGGTCCGCACCCACACCGACGTGCTGGACAACCTCGCGGTCCTCGATGCCGCCGAGCTCCTCGACCTCGGTCACGTGGCCAAGGCCCTCGGTTTCCCGATCGTCGGCGAGTCACTCGACGCGACCGTCGGTCCCCGCGGCCTGCGGATCCTGAGCAAGATCCCGCGCCTGCCCGGCGCGATCATCGAGCGGCTGGTCGAGCACTTCGGCTCCCTGCAGCCGCTCCTGGCGGCCGGCCTCGACGACCTCATGACGGTCGACGGCGTCGGTGAGCTGCGTGCCCGCATGGTCCGGGAGGGACTCTCCCGTCTCGCCGAGTCCTCGATCCTCGAGCGCTACGTCTAGATGGGGTGCTTCGTCGGCTCCGAAATCGTGGGCAGGTTCGACACCCGATCCGGGAGGTACCGCCCCCGGCTCGACGGGAGCCCGCTGCCATGACCGATGCCGCCGGACCGCGGCTCCACCATGCCGTCACCTCCTGGTACGCCGACCACGGACGCGACCTGCCCTGGCGCGAGCCCGACTGCTCCGCGTGGGGTGTCTACCTGTCCGAGGTGATGTCCCAGCAGACCCCCATCGCCCGGGTGCTCCCCGTCTGGGAGCGCTGGATGGAGCGCTGGCCCACCCCCTTCGACCTCGCCGCGGACGCCCCCGGCGAGGCGGTGCGGATGTGGGAGCGTCTCGGCTACCCGCGCCGCGCGCTGCGCCTGTGGGAGTCGGCGACGGTGATGGTCGAGCGGCACGCCGGTGAGGTCCCGAGCGAGCACGCGGACCTCCTCGCGCTCCCGGGAGTCGGCGCCTACACGGCCGCCGCGGTCGCGTCCTTCGCCTTCGGTGACCCACGGACGGTCGTCGACACCAATGTCCGACGGGTCCTCGCCCGGACCGTCACCGGACGCCAGCACGCCGCCGCGTCGCTGACGGCCGCCGAGACCCGACTCGCCGAGCGGTCGATGCCGCGCCAGCAGGACGAGGCGAACGCGTGGAATGCCGCGGTCATGGAGCTGGGGGCGCTCGTGTGCACGGCCCGCTCCCCCGGGTGCGACGGGTGTCCCGTCGCGCACCTGTGCGCCTGGCAGCTCGCCGGACGTCCCGAGCACGAGGGGCCGCCGAGGCGCGGCCAGGCGTGGCACGGCACCGACCGGCAGGTCCGCGGGCGCATCGTCCAGCTGCTGCGGGAGAGCGCGGACCCGGTCACGCGCACGGCGATCACGACCACGTGGCCCGATGACGAGTCCAAGGTCGAGCGGTGCCTCGCCGGTCTGCTCGAGGACGGACTGGCCGAGCAGGACGAGGACGGCCGCTACTCGCTGCCCTCCTGAGCCGCCGACCGCACCGGCCGGCGGTCGACCCCCTTCGCCGCACGCCCCCGGGGAGATGCGGCTTCGAAGCGGTCAGAGCTGGCGCAGCATCCGGGAGTTGCCCAGGGTGTTGGGCTTGACCCGCTCGAGGTCGAGGAACTCCGCCACGCCCTCGTCGTAGGAGTGCAGCAGCTCGACGTAGACCTCGGGGTCGACGGCCCGCCCGTCGATCTCCTCGAACCCGTGACGGATGAAGAAC
Above is a window of Janibacter cremeus DNA encoding:
- a CDS encoding A/G-specific adenine glycosylase — protein: MTDAAGPRLHHAVTSWYADHGRDLPWREPDCSAWGVYLSEVMSQQTPIARVLPVWERWMERWPTPFDLAADAPGEAVRMWERLGYPRRALRLWESATVMVERHAGEVPSEHADLLALPGVGAYTAAAVASFAFGDPRTVVDTNVRRVLARTVTGRQHAAASLTAAETRLAERSMPRQQDEANAWNAAVMELGALVCTARSPGCDGCPVAHLCAWQLAGRPEHEGPPRRGQAWHGTDRQVRGRIVQLLRESADPVTRTAITTTWPDDESKVERCLAGLLEDGLAEQDEDGRYSLPS
- the radA gene encoding DNA repair protein RadA, whose product is MASKKAPVHRCSECGWTSVKWVGRCGECQAWGTVEEVGGATTRTFAAARVERPAVPIREVDGDHAAHRSSGVPEFDRVLGGGLVPGSVVLVAGEPGIGKSTLLLDVAARVGEGRRVLYISGEESAAQVRGRAERIGAVTDGLYLASETDLATVLAQIDQVRPDLVVIDSVQTVASGEVDGAAGNVGQVREVAGSLIQAAKTGGFAMLLVGHVTKDGSIAGPRVLEHLVDVVVQFDGDRHSRLRLVRAVKNRYGPTDEVGCFDLHDTGIVGLSDPSGLFLSSRHITVPGTCATVTLEGRRPLVVEIQALVTPSQIPTPRRANVGLDSGRVAMIIAVLDKRAGAPIVGADTYVSTVGGVKITEPSSDLAVAVAIASAVLEQPVAHDLLALGEVGLSGEVRPAVGVARRLTEAARLGFRTALVPKGALADASPPPGMDVVEVVDVASAIEQVRARPPASRLRSV
- the disA gene encoding DNA integrity scanning diadenylate cyclase DisA, coding for MTEADEDLFRATLAAVAPGTPLRDGLARIMRGNTGALIVMGYDPRVDALCTGGFDVNIEFSATRLRELAKMDGAIIIDSNVSRIHKAAVQLVPDPTIETTESGTRHRTAERVARQTGNPVLSVSQSMHIIALYVAGRRHVLRTASELLSQANQAMQTLERYTTRLTEVTGALSALEIEDLVTVRDVAVVLQRLEMVRRIHAEIAEYVLELGIDGRLLSLQLEELTAGLDDNMRTVILDYIEPDGAVRTHTDVLDNLAVLDAAELLDLGHVAKALGFPIVGESLDATVGPRGLRILSKIPRLPGAIIERLVEHFGSLQPLLAAGLDDLMTVDGVGELRARMVREGLSRLAESSILERYV